The genomic DNA CAGGAGTATCGCGACCGGCCTGGCTCGATTCGCGACCTGGTGGTGCAGTCGCTGAAGGACTGGCACAGCACCATCGCGCGGGTGGTGGCGGATGCCATCGAGGAGGGCCAGTTCGGGCAGCACGTCGAGCCGCGCCAGTTCGCCTTCGAACTGTCCGGCATCGGCATGGCCTTCCAGCAGTCGTTCAAGCTGCTGGGGCGGCAGGATGCGGAAGCGATGGCACGGCTCGCCTTCGCGGCCCTGCTCGCGCGCGCGGCAGCAGGCGCGCCGCATCCCGCGGGGACATGACATCGGCGCCGGCGCTATCGCGCCGGCAGGCAGCAAACCGCTCCGGCGGGCTTTTTTTGTACTGAAAAAAGCACGACTGGTCGGTCTTTAAAGAAGCGCGAGACGCCTCCGGCCCGCCCGGATCCGATGACGTCGCGCAATCCAGAATCCATTGGAGGTGCAGGTCGTGACGCAAGCAGTCTCTTCTCCTTCCCCGGCTTCCCCTTCTGCCACCGTTGCGGCGCCGGCATTGCGCAGCAGCGAGGCATCGCCCCCGGCCAGCGGCGAGGGCACCTTGCGGCGTTTCAGGATGGGCCTGCAGCGCTTGCGCTGGCAGGCCGGCAGCGTGCTGATGCCCGCGGCGACGGCGCGCCGGCTCGAGCGCATCTGGTTCTGCCCGCCCCGGGCCGCCGCCACCTCCGCCGCCCGGCACGCGCTGGACCGAGCGCGCGCCGACTGGGCCCTGGTGACCGGCCATGGACCCAGCCGGCGCGTGCGGGTCTACCGCTGGGGCAGCGCCGGCCCGGTGGTGCTGCTCGCCCATGGATGGGGCGGCCATGCGGGCCAGTGGCATGCGGTGATCGAGGGCCTGCTGGCGGGGGGCATGCGCGTGGTCGCCTTCGATGCGCTGTCGCACGGCGCCTCCGATGCCGGGGCGCGCGGCGCCGCGCAGACTTCGGTGCTGGAGATGTCGCGCTCGCTGCTGGCGGCGGCGTGGCATGCCGGTCCGGTCCATGCCGTGGTGGCGCATTCCCTCGGCGGCGCGGCGGCGGCACTGGCGCTGCGCGAAGGCCTGCCCGCAAGCGCCGCGGTGCTGCTGGGCGCGCCCGCCGACATGCGCGCGGCATGCGCCGCGCTGGCGTGGCAGCTGGGCGTGGCGCCGGCCGTGCTGGCGCGCATGCAGCGCCACAGCGAACGCTGGCTGGGCCTGCCATGGTCGACGTTCAACGTGCCGGAGCTGGGCCGCACCCGCCCGGTGCCGCCGACGCTGGTGATCCATGACCGCGACGACAAGGAAGTGCGCTGGGAAGATGGCGCGGCCATCGCCGGTGCCTGGCCGGGCGCGCGGCTGGAGACCACCACCGGCCTCGGCCATCGCCGCATCCTGCGCGACCCCGCGGTGATCCAGCGCATCGCCGAATTTATCCGGCCGCAGTCAGAGCCGCGCCCGATGCCAGCATCCGGCGGCCTGGCCTTGGCCTGAGCCCGGAGACCATCATGTACCTGGTAAGCAACGATATGACCGCCACCCTGCCCGCCCGCAGTTCGCTGCGGCTGGTCGCCGGCCCGGGCGAACGGGTAGCAGTGCGCTGCACCGCGGGCGAACTGTGGCTGATCCGCGATGGCGATCCGAAGGACACGGCGCTGAGCGCGAGCGAGTGCTTCACCTTGGCCGACGCCGGCCATGTCGAGCTGTACGCGATCACCGCCGCCTCCCTGCATGTCAGCCGCTGCCAGGCCGCGGCCGATCCGGTTCGCAGCGCGTGGCGGCATCGGCTATGGCGCTGGCTGGGCCCGCGCAGCCACGGCTATACCGGCGCCGGCCGCTGACACGAGCCGCTGCCCCGTCCCCCTTCGTCATCCACCGACAAACCCTGCCGGCCTGCCGCGCCAGCGGGTTGATGTATGGGTGTGGGTCATGGCGGTTAATTGCGCATTGTCGTTCGGAAACGTAGTCAACCATGCCACGCGCAGGATGCCCGCGACGCAGTGTCAGCCAGTTTCGCCAAGCAGCATCTCGCGCAGCCGGAACTTCTGGATCTTGCCCGCGGGCGTGGCCGGCAGCGCCTCGCGCAGCACCAGTTTCTCGGGGATGTATTGCAGCGCCATCTTCTGTTGCCTGAGCCAGTCGACCATGCCGGCCATGTCGATCGACTGCCCCGCGCGTGGCACCACGAAGGCGCAGGCACGCTCGCCCAGCCGCGCATCGGGATAGGCCACGATCGCCACCTGTGCCACCGCGGGATGGCGGTACAGCAGGGTCTCGACTTCCAGTACGGGAATGTTCTCGCCGCCGCGGATGATCACGTCCTTGCTGCGGCCGGCGATGCGCAGGTAGCCATCGGCGTCGAGCCGGGCCAGGTCGCCGGTGTCGAACCAGCCGTCGGCATCGGTGCTGTTCAGGTGCGGCCGCTTCAGGTACCCGCCGAAATTCGAGCAGGCTCGCACCAGCAGGCGCCCGGTCTGCCCCGCGGGCAGGTCCGCGTCGGCGCCGTCCACCACCCTGATCTCCACGCCGGGCAGCGGGCAGCCGTCGGTGGTCGACGCACGCGTCTCGGGATCGTCCGGCAGGGTCATGGTGACGGCGCCGTTCTCCGACATGCCCCAGGCGGAGACGATGGTGGCGCCCAGCGTCGCGCGCGCGCGCTCCACCAGCGCGCCCGGGATCGGCGCACCGGCGCACAGGAAGGTGCGCAGGCTCGGCACCGGGGTGCCGGATTCGGCCACCACGCGGGCGAGGTCGGTCAGGAACGGGGTCGACCCCATGGTGAAGGTCACGCCTTGCTCGCGGATCAGCGCCGCCGCGCGCGCCGGGTCCCAGATATCCTGCAGCACCGCATGCGCGCCCAGCATCACCGGCATCATCAGTCCGTACATGAAGCCGGTCTGGTGCGCCATCGGCGAGGCCATCAGCACCACGTCGTCAGCGCCCAGGCCCAGCCGCGCGGCGTAGGCCACGATATTCGAGAACAGCGTGTTGGCGGTATGCATCGCGCCCTTGGGCTCGCCGGTGGTGCCGGAGGTATAGATCAGCTGCGTGACGTCGTCGGGACCCGGGCTGCCGTGCGGCAGCTGGGCCGGAGCAACGGGGGCGTCTTTCCCGGTCAGCAGCGCCTCGAAGCTGTCGGGACCCTCGCCGTCGGCGACGACGACGTGGCGCAGTGCAGGCAAGGCGCCACGCAAACCTCGCACCATCTGCGCATGCGCGAAGCCCCGGAACGTCTCCGGCACGACCACTACCTTGCACTCGGCATGCGCCAGCATGAAGGCCAGCTCGCGCTCGCGGAAGATCGGCATCAGCGGGTTCAGCACCGCGCCCAAGCGGGTGCAGGCCAGGTACAGCACGGTCAGGTGCCAGCCATTGGGCAACTGGCACGAGACCACATCGCGAGCGCCGATGCCCAGCCCGCTCAGCCCCGCCGCAACGCGGTCGGCCAGGCGCGCCAGTTCCGACCAGCTGTAGCGGGCCACGGTGCCGCGGTCCAGGCTGACCGCGGTCAGTGCCGGCGCATCGGGCCGCTCGCGCACGCAGTCGGCAAGGTAATCATTGATGGTGCGGTCATGCCAGTGGCCTGCCGCCACGCTCGCGGCACGGCGGGGCGCAATCAGTACGGCGTCGAAATCCATGGGCTGTCTCCTCGTTGGCGTTGCCGGGTCCGTCCGTAGCGTCAGGCTGGCACCGCTGCGCGCCCGGCGCGGCCGCGGGCGATGATGGTCTTCATGATCTGCGCGGTGCCGTCGCCGATCTGGAAGCCGAGCACGTCGCGCAGGCGCTGCTCCATCACGCCGCGGTCGTAGCCGCCGTGGCCGAACGACAGCAGGCACTGGTGCACCACGTCATACGCCAGTTTCGGCGCCCACCACTTGCACATCGCGGCTTCCGCGGTATGCGGCAGGCCACGGTCCTTCAGCCACAGCGTCTGCAGGCACAGCAGGCGCGCACCCTGCACCTGGGTCTCGAAGTCGGCAAGCGGGTGCGACACGCCCTGGAACGCCGCCAGCGGCTTGCCGAAGGCCTGGCGCTCCGCCACATAGGCCCAGGTCTCGTCCAGCGCGGCCTGCGCCACCGCCAGCACCTGCAGCCCGATCAGCGCGCGCGAGAAATCAAAGCCCTGCATCACCTGCACGAAGCCCTCGCCTTCGTTGCCGAGCAGGTGGCTCGCCGGCACGCGCACGTTCTCGAAGAAGATCGAGCCGCGCCCGATGGCGCGCTGGCCATGGCAGTCGAAGCGGTTGCGCGTGACGCCCGGCAGGTCCATCGGCACCAGCAGCGCCGACACGCCGCGCGCGCCGGCCTCGACCGGGCCGCTGCGGGCGAACACCACCGCGGCATCGGCCTGGTCGGCGGCCGAGATCGAGGTCTTCTCGCCGTTGAGCACATAGTGGTCGCCGTCGCGCTCCATGCGCAGGCGCAGGTTGGCGGCGTCGGAGCCGCCGCGCGGCTCGGTCAGCGCGATCGCCAGCAGTGCTTCGCCGCGCGTCAGGCGCTGCAGCCACGGGCCGGCAAGCTCCGGGCGCGCATGGTGCGCCAGGATCTGCCCGTTCAGCGACGCCAGCAGGTTGATATACGACAGGCTCAGGTCGGCGCGCGCCACTGCTTCGTGGATCACGCCGGCCGCGAGCGAGCCCATGCCCTGCCCGCCATACTGTTCCGGCAGCTCGGGCGCGATAAAGCCCATCTCGCCCATCTCGCGCATCAGCGCGCGGTCGAGCACGCGGGTACGGTCTCGCTCCAGGCAGCCGGGCGCGACGCGCGCGTCGGCAAAGCGGCGGGCATGTTCGGCCAGCGCCGACAGGTCTTCGTCAAGGTAGGGATTCATGGCTGTCTCCGCGCGGTCCGGTCGGCTTACTTGGCGTACTTGCGGAAGTCCGGCTTGCGCTTTTCCTGGAAGGCGCGCACGCCCTCGCGCGACTCTTCGGTGTCGTAGTAGAGCTTGAGCGCATACATGCCCATGCCGGCGATGCCACCCTGGTGCGCCGTGTCCATGTTGAACGAGCGCTTGGCGATGGCGATCGCGGTCGGGCTCTTCTCCATGATCTCGTCGCACCACTTCTGCACTTCGGCGTCGAGCTGCTCCTGCGGCACCACGGCATTGACCAGCCCCATCGCCAGCGCCTCGGCGGCGGGATAGCGGCGGCACAGGTACCAGATCTCGCGCGCCTTCTTCTCGCCGACCACGCGCGCGAGGAAGGCGGTGCCATAGCCCGGGTCGACCGAGCCGACACGCGGCCCGACCTGCCCGAACACGGCCTTGTCCGAAGCGATGGTGAAATCGCAGATCGTGCACAGCACGTTGCCGCCGCCGATGGCATAGCCCTGCACGCGCGCGATCACCGGCTTGGGCACGTCGCGGATGGCGTTGTGCAGTTCTTCCATCGGCAGGCCGATGGTGCCGCGGCCGTCGTACTGGCCTTCGTGCGCGGACTGGTCACCGCCGGTGCAGAAGGCCTTGTCGCCGGCGCCGGCCAGCACGATGGCGCCGATCTCGCGGTCATAGCCGGCGCGGTTGATGGCGTGGATCAGTTCGTCACAGGTGCGGCCGCGGAAGGCGTTCATCTTTTCCGGGCGGTTGATGATGATCCAGGCCGCGCCGTTGCGCACTTCATAGCGGATGTCTTCGTATTGCATGGTCGTCTCCGTTGTCTGTCTGGGAGTGGGTTGCGCTCAGCCGTTCATGGTCAGGCCGCCCGATACGCTCAGCACCTGTCCGGTGATGAAGGCGGCATCGTCGCCGGCGAAGAACAGCACCGCGCCGGGCAGGTCGTCGGGCTGGCCGATGCGGCCCAGCGGGATCGAGCGGGTGAAGGCTTCCACCAGCTTCTCGGGGTTGCCCGCGCCCTGCTTGTAGTCCTCGAACAGCGCGGTCTCGGTCGGCCCCGGGCACACCACGTTCACGGTGATGCCGTGGCGCGCATGCTCGCGCGCGATGGTCTTGGAGAACGACACCAGCCCACCCTTGCACGCGGCATACACCGCTTCGCCGGAGGACCCCACGCGCGCGGCATCGGAGGCGATATTGACGATGCGCCCGGCTTTGCGCGCCACCATGCCCGGCAGCACCGCGTGGTGCATGTGCAGGGCGCCGGTCAGGTTGATGGCGATCAGCCGCTCCCACTGCGCCGGCTCGGTCTTGACGAACGGACGGAACACGTCCCAGCCGGCGTTGTTGACCAGCACGTCGATGGGGCCCAGCTCCTGCTCCACCGCCGCCACCGCAGCGTCGACGCTGGCGCGATCGGTAATGTCGCAGCGCACGGACAGCGCGCGGCCGCCGGCATCGCGGATCTGCGCCGCCACGCGTTCGCCTGCCTCCGGGTTCAGGTCGAGCACGCCGACCGCTGCTCCGGCGCGCGCAAAGCGCAAACAGGTTGCGCCGCCGATACCGCCACCACCGCCGGTCACGATGACCGTCTTGCCTTCGAGTCCTTGCACAGCCGTTCTCCTTTCAGGGTTCCGGTGCTATCGTGCCGGCGGTGCCGCCGCCACCTGCCCCGTCATTTACGTAAATATGTTTACATATAATAGGAGCGACTGGCACCGTGCGCAAGGCAGCAAACCTTTGGAAAAGACTATGGTTAACCCCGAAATCGGAGGCGAAATTTCCGCCAATGCCCGCATGGAACTGGCCAACCGGCTGTTCTTCCGCCTGTATCAATGCGCAAATATGTTGCATAAAACGGGGTCACGGGCGGTGGAAGCGGAAGGCCTCACGACGCAGCAGTGGGCAGTGCTGGGCGCGCTGTCGCGTCCCGAAGCCGCCGATGGCATGAGCGTCGGTGATCTGGCGCGCTACCTGATGGTGAGCCGCCAGAACCTGTCCGGGCTGGTGGGCCGGATGGAACGCGACGGTCACGTCACGCTGGCGCCGGACGGGCGCGACCGCCGCTCGCGGCTGGTACGGATGAGCGAGCCGGGCCGCGAGGTGTGGCTGCACCAGGCACAGCCCAAGATCCGGCAGTACTACGAGCAGGCGCTGGACGGCTTCTCCACCAACGACCTGACCCACACGCTGCATTACCTGCTGAAGCTGCTGGACAACATGCGCGCGCTGGATACGCCGGAGGGCGGCGACAGCGGCCCGGCAGCGGACTAAGGCAGGCCGCTGTATCAGGACTGATACATAGCGAGCTACGGCGCGGTCGCATGCACGGCGGCATCTGCCGCTGCGCGGCGCGCCACGCCGGCTGGCGCGCGATATGCGTCGGTGTGGGGTTGCTCAGGCCCCCGGTGCAGTGCCGGGACACCCTGGACCACTGCCCCGGCTTGCTGCGATCGGTCGCGTGCGCGCAGCCGGGACGGCGTCCGATCGATCCTTACCGGAGATCCCGCCATGACCCGCTATATCGTGCTAGCCAGCTTCACCGACCAGGGCATCCGCGCCGTCAAGGACACCACCAAGCGCGCCGCGGCGGTGCGCGAGATGGGCGCGCGCTTCGGGGTGCAGATGAAAGACATCTACTGGACCCTGGGCAAATACGACATCGTGCTGACCGTCGAGGCCCAGGATGACGCCAGCATGACCGCGTTCGGCCTGGCGGTCGGCGCGCTCGGCAACGTGCGCACGCAAACCCTGCGCGCCTTCGATCTCGACGAGATGCAGGGGATCATCGACAAGATGAGCTGAGCCGCGCTGGCCCTGTCGTTGTCATGAAGAACGCCCGCCATGGCGCCTGGCGGGCGTTGTCGCTGCTGGCAGACGCTCTGTTTCCGGATATCCGACGGCCTTGTCAGACGGCGCCCGATACCTGGGGCCGTGGCACAGCGCTGACACTCATACTGCCAACTTCCGGAGAGCGCCATGCCTGGCAAGAATATCCATGTCGTGCCGACCCATAACGGCTGGGCCGTCGAAGCGGAAGGACGCTCCGGCAACCAGCAGCGCTTCACTTCGATGGCCCATGCGATTGCTACCGGCACGGAGAAAGCCCGGCGTGCAAAGGTCGAGTTGCTGATCCATGGCAAGGATCACCAGATCATGGAGCGCAACTCGTTCGGAAACGCTGCCGCTGATGCCCACGGGTAGTTGCGGGACACCATCGTGCAGGGCACCATCGGCATCGTTCCTGGACGAATCCACTCGCTGACAAGCCGATGCGCAATTTGAAAGGTTTCTACATCCTTCTGGTCGCCGTCACCATTGCGTTCATCTGGATACTGCTGCCCTTCTACAGCGCGATCCTGTGGGGCACCATACTTGCCATCCTGTTCCAACCCATGCACCGCAGGCTGACGGTGCGATTCGGCAACCGGGAAAATCTCGCGGCGCTGACCACGCTGCTGGTCTGCGTGCTGATGGCGATTGTCCCGGTGTTCCTGATGATTGCCACACTCGCGCAGGAAGTCGCCCTTGCCTACCAGCAGATCCGGACCGGCAAGTGGGACTTCGGGCAATACTTCCAGACCGCCGTGCAGGCCCTGCCGGCTTCGGTCGAGGCCTGGCTGAACCAGATCGGGCTGGCCGACGTCGCCGGGTTGCAGGCTAAGCTGACCGAAGGTGCCGCCCGCATCAGCCAGTTCATGGCGGCCCAGGCTGTCGCCATTGGCCAGAACACGCTGCAGTTCGCCGTCGGCCTCGGCGTCATGCTGTACCTGGTGTTTTTCCTGCTGCGTGACGGCGCGGTGATTTCCCATCGCTTGCGCGAGGCCATGCCGCTGAACGACGCGCACACCCGCCGGCTGGTCAACCGGTTCACCACCGTGGTCCGCGCCACGGTCAAGGGCAACATGGTCGTGGCGGTGGTCCAGGGAGTACTGGGCGGCCTGGCTTTCCTGCTGCTGGGCATCAACGGCGCCTTGCTGTGGGGCACGCTGATGGCGTTCCTGTCCTTGCTGCCGGCCGTCGGCGCTGCGCTGGTGTGGGGCCCCGCCGCGATTTATTTCCTGCTGGCCGGCCCGCTCTGGAAGGGCGTCGCGCTGATTGTCATCGGCACCCTGGTGATTGGCGCGGTCGACAACCTGCTTCGCCCTGTCCTCGTCGGCAAGGACACCAAGTTGCCGGACTGGGTCGTGCTGGTATCGACCCTGGGCGGCATGTCTGTGTTTGGCATCAACGGCTTTGTGATAGGTCCGCTGATTGCCGCGCTGTTTATGTCGTGCTGGGATATCTCGGTGATCGAGGATCGCGACGACACCATCTGACCGGCCCGCGCTGACGATTCGCCGTCGCCCCGTTTCGCCGTCGCTCCGTTTCGCCGTCGCTCCGTTTCGCCGGTTTCAGAATGTTGACCAGGCAACCGGGCCTGTGCCGATAAAATTCCTAGAAACAAGAATTATTCTCATTTATTATTCGGCCTTTCGTAGCTTTCGCCCCGGGCCGTCATGCTGTTCCGCCGTCTTGCCATACCCGCCGCTGCCAGCTCCCTGCTGCTGCCTGCCGCTGTCTCCCACGCCGCCGAAGCACTTGCCACGCTGCCATCCGTGACGGTCAGCGCCGCCGGCGATGGCCAGACCGACGTCGGTTTCGCCACGCGGCGGGCGGCCGGCGTGACCAAGTCAGGGGAATCGGCGGCCGACGCCGCGCAATCGATCACCGTGATCACGCGCGACCTGCTCGACAGCCAGCAGGCGCAGAACCTCGGCGACGCGCTGCAGAACTCGGCCGGCGTGGTCACCAACACCTATGGCCGGCGCGGCTGGGACGACTTCATCATCCGCGGCCAGCGGGCCTCGGAATCGGTCTTTGCCGACGGGCTGCTGGTCGACAGCAACAACCGCGTGGCGCAGGAACTGTTCGGCGCGGAGCGCGTGGAAGTGCTCAAGGGCCCGGCCTCGATACTGTTCGGCGCGGTGCAGCCCGGTGGCCTGGTCAACATGGTCAGCAAGCGCCCGCGCGCGGAACTGTTCGGCGAGCTGGGCCTGACCGTCGGCAACTACGGCTTGCGGCAGATGACGGTCGACCTTGGCACGCCGCTGGCCAAGGACAGCAAGGCCGCGTTCCGCCTGAGCGCACTGATGATGAACAGCGACGATCCGACCGACTATGTCTGGTATCGCAATCGCTGGATCGCGCCGTCGCTGACGCTCGACCTTGGCGCGCGCACGGATTTCACCATCCTGGCCAGCCACAACCAGCGCAACTACGTGCGCCAGCAGGGCTTGCCAGTGAATGGGACGCTGGTGCCGAACCGCAATGGCGTGGTGCCGGCCAGCCGCTTCATCGGCGAACCGAATGCGCCCTCCTATGACGGCGAGCAGGACCGCGTCGGCTACGCGCTGACGCACCGCTTCGACTCTGGCTGGACCCTGAACCAGAACCTGCGCTACCAGGCATCGTCGCTGAGCGGCACGCTGGTATCGGCCGGCACCATGGCGCTCGACAGCCAGACCATGAACCGCAGCGGCACGCAGCAGAGCTTCTCGGGAGACTCGTTCGGGGTCGACACCAACGTGCAGCGCACCTTTGCGTTCACGGGCCATGCCCACAGCGTGACCTTCGGCGTCGACTACCGGCATACGAAGGAAGACCGGCTGCAGAAGACATGCCGCGTCGCCGCGCTGAACGTCTACCACCCCGTCTACGGCGCCAGCATCAACTGCCCGTCCGCCTATAGCCTCGATGCGACCGATACGCTGGATGCGCTCGGCCTCTACCTGCGCGACCAGATCCGTCTTGCGGAGCGCTGGACCGTGACCGGCGGCGTGCGCTACGAATCGGCGCGGACCGGCACGACGGACCGGCTGGCAGCAGCGCGCTCCATCAACGACAGCAACGCCGTCACCGGCAGCGCGGGCGTAATGTATGACCTGACCAGCTGGGCGCGGCCCTACGCAAGCTTCGCCACGTCGTTCCTGCCGAACGCCGGCACCGATGCCAGCGGCGCCACCTTCAAGCCCGAGAAGGGCCGCCAGTACGAAGTGGGCGTCAAGTTCGACATGCCGGACAAGTCCGGCCTGCTGACGCTCGCCGCGTTCGACCTGACGCGCACCAATGTGCTCGGCAGCGATCCGGTCAATACGGGATTCAGCGTGGCCGTCGGCGCACAGCGCTCGCGCGGGCTGGAAGTGGAGCTGACGCAGGATCTCGGCAATGGCCTCAGCGTGTCGGCGGCCTATGCCTATATCGCCGGCGAAGTCACCGAGGACACCACCGCCGCGAACGTCGGCAAGCCGCTCAACAGCGTGCCGCGGCACAGCTTCTCGGTCTGGAGCCAGTATCGCCTGCGCGGCGCGCTCGCCGGCTGGTACGTCGGTGCCGGCGTGCGCGGCGAGAGCGCCAAGCGCGGCTACAGCTTCAGCTACACCGTGCCGGGCTACGCCGTCGCCGATCTGGCCGTCGGCTACGTGGCCTCGCACTGGCGCGCGGCATTCAACGTCAAGAACGTGTTCGACAAGATGTACTATGCGGGTGGCCTCAACAACAACGTGCTGCCGGTGGGCAATCCGCGCGTAGCGATGCTCAACGTGACGATGAACTATTGAGGCCGAGGTGGTGTCCCGCCCGCGATGCGAGACACCACCGATCCTTGCGGCCAGGCCGAAGCAGGCTCGAGTATCTGCCCGCCGCCATAGCTCGACTGCACCGGCACCGGTCCGCCCGCCGTCATCCTGATCGCGCAATACTTGAACTCGGGAATCTTGCCGAACGGGTCCAGCGCCGCGTTGGTCAGCTTGTTGATCGCCGCCTCGTAGTAGCAGAACGGCACGAACACCGCGCCGCGCGGCGTGCCGGCATCGGCGCGCGCATACAGCGTGACCTCGCCGCGCCGCGACGACAGCGTGACCACGCCGCCCGGCGTGCCGCCAAGCGCGTCGAGGTCCAGCGGATGCACCAGCGCCACCGGATCGGGTTCGATCGCGTCCAGCACGCCGGCGCGCCGCGTCATGCTGCCGGTATGCCAGTGCTCGAGCTGGCGCCCGGTGATCAGCACCATCGGGTAGTCCGCGTCGGGCCGCTCCGCCGCCGGAATGATGTCGGCGGGAACGAAGCGGCCCCGGCCAGTGGCGGTCGGGAAACTGTCGGTGAAGATCACCGGCTCGCCCGGATCGCCCTCTTCCATGCATGGATAGGTCACGGCGTGCTCGCGCTCCAGCCGCTCCCAGGTCATGCCGCCGATGCTCGGCATGGCCTGGCGCATCTCGTTGAACACGTCCTCGACGCTGTGGTAGCGCCAGTCCAGCCCCAGCTGCGCCGCCATCTGCCGGATGATCCACAGGTCCTGGCGCGCCTGCCCCGGCGGATCCAGCGCCTGCCGGCCGAGCTGCACGGTGCGGTCGGTGTTGGTGAAGGTGCCGGTCTTCTCGGGGAAGGCCGAGGCCGGCAGCACCACGTCGGCCAGGTACGCCGTCTCGGTCAGGAAGATATCCTGCACCACCAGGTGGTCGAGCGATGCCAGCGCTTCGCGCGCATGCTCGGCGTCCGGGTCGGACATCGCCGGGTTCTCGCCCATGATGTACATGCCGCGCACTTCGCCGCGCTCGATCGCCTGCATCACCTCGACCACGGTCAGGCCGGGCTGGCGGTCCAGCGGCATGCCCCACTGCGCTTCGAAGCTGGCGATCGCCAGCGGATCGTCGACGCGCCGGTAGTCCGGGTACATCATCGGGATCAGCCCGGCGTCGGAAGCGCCCT from Cupriavidus taiwanensis includes the following:
- a CDS encoding DUF2917 domain-containing protein; this encodes MYLVSNDMTATLPARSSLRLVAGPGERVAVRCTAGELWLIRDGDPKDTALSASECFTLADAGHVELYAITAASLHVSRCQAAADPVRSAWRHRLWRWLGPRSHGYTGAGR
- a CDS encoding MarR family winged helix-turn-helix transcriptional regulator: MVNPEIGGEISANARMELANRLFFRLYQCANMLHKTGSRAVEAEGLTTQQWAVLGALSRPEAADGMSVGDLARYLMVSRQNLSGLVGRMERDGHVTLAPDGRDRRSRLVRMSEPGREVWLHQAQPKIRQYYEQALDGFSTNDLTHTLHYLLKLLDNMRALDTPEGGDSGPAAD
- a CDS encoding alpha/beta fold hydrolase gives rise to the protein MGLQRLRWQAGSVLMPAATARRLERIWFCPPRAAATSAARHALDRARADWALVTGHGPSRRVRVYRWGSAGPVVLLAHGWGGHAGQWHAVIEGLLAGGMRVVAFDALSHGASDAGARGAAQTSVLEMSRSLLAAAWHAGPVHAVVAHSLGGAAAALALREGLPASAAVLLGAPADMRAACAALAWQLGVAPAVLARMQRHSERWLGLPWSTFNVPELGRTRPVPPTLVIHDRDDKEVRWEDGAAIAGAWPGARLETTTGLGHRRILRDPAVIQRIAEFIRPQSEPRPMPASGGLALA
- the aliB gene encoding cyclohexanecarboxyl-CoA dehydrogenase, coding for MNPYLDEDLSALAEHARRFADARVAPGCLERDRTRVLDRALMREMGEMGFIAPELPEQYGGQGMGSLAAGVIHEAVARADLSLSYINLLASLNGQILAHHARPELAGPWLQRLTRGEALLAIALTEPRGGSDAANLRLRMERDGDHYVLNGEKTSISAADQADAAVVFARSGPVEAGARGVSALLVPMDLPGVTRNRFDCHGQRAIGRGSIFFENVRVPASHLLGNEGEGFVQVMQGFDFSRALIGLQVLAVAQAALDETWAYVAERQAFGKPLAAFQGVSHPLADFETQVQGARLLCLQTLWLKDRGLPHTAEAAMCKWWAPKLAYDVVHQCLLSFGHGGYDRGVMEQRLRDVLGFQIGDGTAQIMKTIIARGRAGRAAVPA
- the aliA gene encoding cyclohexanecarboxylate-CoA ligase; this translates as MDFDAVLIAPRRAASVAAGHWHDRTINDYLADCVRERPDAPALTAVSLDRGTVARYSWSELARLADRVAAGLSGLGIGARDVVSCQLPNGWHLTVLYLACTRLGAVLNPLMPIFRERELAFMLAHAECKVVVVPETFRGFAHAQMVRGLRGALPALRHVVVADGEGPDSFEALLTGKDAPVAPAQLPHGSPGPDDVTQLIYTSGTTGEPKGAMHTANTLFSNIVAYAARLGLGADDVVLMASPMAHQTGFMYGLMMPVMLGAHAVLQDIWDPARAAALIREQGVTFTMGSTPFLTDLARVVAESGTPVPSLRTFLCAGAPIPGALVERARATLGATIVSAWGMSENGAVTMTLPDDPETRASTTDGCPLPGVEIRVVDGADADLPAGQTGRLLVRACSNFGGYLKRPHLNSTDADGWFDTGDLARLDADGYLRIAGRSKDVIIRGGENIPVLEVETLLYRHPAVAQVAIVAYPDARLGERACAFVVPRAGQSIDMAGMVDWLRQQKMALQYIPEKLVLREALPATPAGKIQKFRLREMLLGETG
- a CDS encoding AI-2E family transporter; protein product: MRNLKGFYILLVAVTIAFIWILLPFYSAILWGTILAILFQPMHRRLTVRFGNRENLAALTTLLVCVLMAIVPVFLMIATLAQEVALAYQQIRTGKWDFGQYFQTAVQALPASVEAWLNQIGLADVAGLQAKLTEGAARISQFMAAQAVAIGQNTLQFAVGLGVMLYLVFFLLRDGAVISHRLREAMPLNDAHTRRLVNRFTTVVRATVKGNMVVAVVQGVLGGLAFLLLGINGALLWGTLMAFLSLLPAVGAALVWGPAAIYFLLAGPLWKGVALIVIGTLVIGAVDNLLRPVLVGKDTKLPDWVVLVSTLGGMSVFGINGFVIGPLIAALFMSCWDISVIEDRDDTI
- a CDS encoding GYD domain-containing protein, yielding MTRYIVLASFTDQGIRAVKDTTKRAAAVREMGARFGVQMKDIYWTLGKYDIVLTVEAQDDASMTAFGLAVGALGNVRTQTLRAFDLDEMQGIIDKMS
- the badH gene encoding 2-hydroxycyclohexanecarboxyl-CoA dehydrogenase, with protein sequence MQGLEGKTVIVTGGGGGIGGATCLRFARAGAAVGVLDLNPEAGERVAAQIRDAGGRALSVRCDITDRASVDAAVAAVEQELGPIDVLVNNAGWDVFRPFVKTEPAQWERLIAINLTGALHMHHAVLPGMVARKAGRIVNIASDAARVGSSGEAVYAACKGGLVSFSKTIAREHARHGITVNVVCPGPTETALFEDYKQGAGNPEKLVEAFTRSIPLGRIGQPDDLPGAVLFFAGDDAAFITGQVLSVSGGLTMNG
- a CDS encoding DUF2188 domain-containing protein, with protein sequence MPGKNIHVVPTHNGWAVEAEGRSGNQQRFTSMAHAIATGTEKARRAKVELLIHGKDHQIMERNSFGNAAADAHG
- the badI gene encoding 2-ketocyclohexanecarboxyl-CoA hydrolase, translating into MQYEDIRYEVRNGAAWIIINRPEKMNAFRGRTCDELIHAINRAGYDREIGAIVLAGAGDKAFCTGGDQSAHEGQYDGRGTIGLPMEELHNAIRDVPKPVIARVQGYAIGGGNVLCTICDFTIASDKAVFGQVGPRVGSVDPGYGTAFLARVVGEKKAREIWYLCRRYPAAEALAMGLVNAVVPQEQLDAEVQKWCDEIMEKSPTAIAIAKRSFNMDTAHQGGIAGMGMYALKLYYDTEESREGVRAFQEKRKPDFRKYAK